A window of the Aeromicrobium phoceense genome harbors these coding sequences:
- a CDS encoding zinc-dependent metalloprotease produces MIDWKVASSTARRLMKPGPDLSAAEVEEVVAELREASAIAEGPVREFTGLVPAYPTPVLVVDRPRWADANLAAFEVLMTPFNEKLAAEGKLPTGLPKAVGGRVTGVELGAIVAFLGGKVLGQFDPFAEGGHGPGRLLLVAPNIVHVERELNVDPTDFRRWVCLHEETHRAQFTAVPWMRGHMLSQVDQLMDVTDVGGGAVTDLLSEALPELVRIVRGDSDKSLSDLFQNEQQREVVDRLTGLMSLLEGHADVVMDDIGPEIVPSVAEIRRKFTKRRASGSTLSKVFRRLLGYEAKMRQYSEGATFVRTVTDQVGKDGFDAVWAAPEHLPTRAEIVDPKSWVARVHG; encoded by the coding sequence ATGATCGACTGGAAGGTCGCCAGCTCCACGGCCCGGCGGCTCATGAAGCCCGGGCCCGACCTCAGCGCGGCGGAGGTCGAGGAGGTCGTCGCCGAGCTGCGCGAGGCCTCGGCGATCGCCGAGGGGCCGGTCCGGGAGTTCACCGGCCTCGTTCCCGCCTACCCGACGCCCGTCCTGGTGGTCGACCGTCCGCGCTGGGCCGATGCCAATCTCGCCGCGTTCGAGGTCCTGATGACCCCGTTCAACGAGAAGCTCGCCGCCGAGGGCAAGCTGCCCACGGGCCTGCCCAAGGCCGTCGGCGGGCGCGTCACCGGCGTCGAGCTGGGCGCGATCGTGGCGTTCCTCGGTGGGAAGGTGCTGGGCCAGTTCGACCCGTTCGCCGAGGGCGGCCACGGACCCGGGCGCCTGCTGCTGGTCGCGCCGAACATCGTGCACGTCGAGCGCGAGCTCAACGTCGACCCCACCGACTTCCGGCGCTGGGTGTGCCTGCACGAGGAGACGCACCGCGCGCAGTTCACCGCGGTGCCGTGGATGCGCGGCCACATGCTGAGCCAGGTCGACCAGCTGATGGATGTCACCGACGTCGGCGGGGGAGCGGTGACCGACCTGCTCTCCGAAGCGCTGCCCGAGCTGGTGCGCATCGTCCGCGGCGACTCGGACAAGTCCCTGTCGGACCTGTTCCAGAACGAGCAGCAGCGCGAGGTGGTCGACCGGCTCACCGGACTGATGTCGCTGCTCGAGGGCCACGCGGACGTCGTGATGGACGACATCGGCCCCGAGATCGTGCCGAGCGTCGCCGAGATCCGTCGCAAGTTCACCAAGCGCCGGGCCTCCGGCTCGACGCTGTCGAAGGTCTTCCGCCGGCTGCTCGGCTACGAGGCCAAGATGCGCCAGTACAGCGAGGGCGCCACCTTCGTCCGCACCGTCACCGACCAGGTCGGCAAGGACGGCTTCGACGCCGTCTGGGCCGCCCCCGAGCACCTGCCCACGCGCGCCGAGATCGTCGACCCGAAGTCCTGGGTCGCCCGCGTCCACGGCTGA
- the tilS gene encoding tRNA lysidine(34) synthetase TilS codes for MTRLDPLVARARNLVEPHLAPGAVVAVSGGADSLALAAVVAFFVRRRGVEARAVVVDHGLQQGSAEVAARAAEQCASLGLPASVSTVEVGDLGTGPEDAARVARYRALHREAGRGGLLLAHTLDDQAETVLLGLARGSGPRAIDGMRSVSGRLHRPFLTLRRSETERICALHDLEWWEDPHNDDSSYRRVRVRRELLPLLEDVLGGGVAEALGRTADLVRADADLLDAMASNETPTKGEIDDVESFGDLDRALRLRVWRRLAVAAGAAPGELSHAHTLALDGLLNARGGTRIELPGHVVAVREGAGVRFRDER; via the coding sequence GTGACCCGGCTCGACCCGCTCGTCGCGCGGGCGCGGAACCTCGTCGAGCCCCACCTGGCCCCCGGAGCGGTCGTCGCGGTCTCCGGCGGTGCCGACTCCCTGGCCCTGGCCGCGGTCGTCGCCTTCTTCGTGCGCCGCCGCGGCGTCGAGGCGCGCGCGGTGGTCGTCGACCACGGCCTCCAGCAGGGCTCGGCGGAGGTCGCCGCCCGCGCCGCCGAGCAGTGCGCGTCGCTCGGCCTGCCCGCCTCGGTCAGCACCGTGGAGGTCGGTGACCTCGGCACCGGACCGGAGGACGCCGCGCGCGTCGCCCGCTACCGCGCGCTGCACCGCGAGGCCGGCCGCGGCGGCCTGCTGCTTGCGCACACCCTCGACGACCAGGCCGAGACGGTCCTGCTGGGCCTGGCGCGCGGCTCGGGTCCCCGCGCGATCGACGGGATGCGTTCGGTGAGCGGCCGACTGCACCGGCCCTTCCTCACCCTGCGACGCTCCGAGACCGAGCGGATCTGCGCGCTGCACGACCTCGAGTGGTGGGAGGACCCGCACAACGACGACTCCTCCTACCGCCGTGTCCGCGTGCGGCGCGAGCTGCTGCCGCTGCTGGAGGACGTGCTCGGCGGGGGCGTGGCCGAGGCGCTGGGGCGCACCGCCGACCTGGTGCGCGCGGACGCCGACCTCCTCGACGCCATGGCCTCCAACGAGACGCCGACGAAGGGCGAGATCGACGACGTCGAGTCGTTCGGCGACCTCGATCGCGCCCTGCGCCTGCGGGTGTGGCGCCGTCTGGCGGTGGCCGCCGGCGCGGCGCCGGGCGAGCTGTCGCACGCCCACACCCTCGCCCTCGACGGGCTGCTGAACGCCCGCGGCGGCACACGGATCGAGCTCCCCGGTCATGTCGTCGCCGTCCGCGAGGGCGCCGGGGTCCGGTTCCGCGACGAACGATGA
- the hpt gene encoding hypoxanthine phosphoribosyltransferase: MDTSHVEADLDLTQTLFTEEQIKARLAEMARQIEADYEGRDVLLVGVLKGAVMVMADLSRELNRHVEIDWMAVSSYAGTKSSGVVRILKDLDTDLDGRHVLIVEDIIDTGLTLSWLVANLKSRGPASVEIATLLRKPEALEMPVDVKYVGFDIPNAFVIGYGLDYDEKYRNLRSIGTLAKHMYS, from the coding sequence GTGGACACCTCGCACGTCGAAGCCGACCTCGACCTGACCCAGACGCTCTTCACCGAGGAGCAGATCAAGGCCCGGCTGGCCGAGATGGCCCGCCAGATCGAGGCCGACTACGAGGGCCGCGACGTACTGCTCGTCGGCGTCCTCAAGGGCGCGGTCATGGTGATGGCCGACCTCTCCCGCGAGCTGAACCGCCACGTCGAGATCGACTGGATGGCCGTGTCGTCCTACGCCGGCACCAAGTCCTCCGGCGTCGTCCGCATCCTCAAGGACCTCGACACCGACCTCGACGGCCGTCACGTGCTGATCGTCGAGGACATCATCGACACCGGCCTGACCCTGTCCTGGCTGGTCGCCAACCTGAAGTCGCGCGGCCCGGCCTCGGTCGAGATCGCCACGCTGCTGCGCAAGCCCGAGGCCCTCGAGATGCCCGTCGACGTCAAGTACGTCGGCTTCGACATCCCGAACGCCTTCGTGATCGGCTACGGACTCGACTACGACGAGAAGTACCGCAATTTGCGCAGCATCGGCACACTGGCCAAGCACATGTACTCCTGA
- the ftsH gene encoding ATP-dependent zinc metalloprotease FtsH, whose product MSIKSVFKGPWLWIILIAGVVIGVLSFSGSADGYREVKTATMVGYFNDAKIKDVTFVDGDQEVRATLKGDDEKKVKATWLGQDQGSQLVTQAQKLVDDDQMNAYNVKIPPKNTFLSVLLSFLPFVIFILIFLWLMNSMQGGGGRVMQFAKSKAKLMTKDTPQTTFADVAGCDEAIEELGEIKEFLQEPAKFQAVGAKIPKGVLLYGPPGTGKTLLARAVAGEAGVPFYSISGSDFVEMFVGVGASRVRDLFEQAKDNAPAIVFIDEIDAVGRHRGTGMGGGHDEREQTLNQLLVEMDGFDVRGGVILIAATNRPDVLDPALLRPGRFDRQIAVEAPDLAGRTQILKVHARGKPIAPGVDLEAVARRTPGFSGADLANVLNEAALLTARGAATTIDNEALDEAIDRVISGPQKRSRLMNEHERLVTAYHEGGHALVAAALPQSDPVHKITILPRGRALGYTMVLPDEDKYSQTRAELLDKLAYMLGGRAAEELVFHDPTTGAGNDIEKATSLARAMVTQYGMSERIGAVRFGEDNGQPFLGRDIGHSRNYSEDIAATIDDEISSLIAQAHQEAFDILVDNREVLDSLVRELMEKETLDKAEVARIFEALNRREIRPAWTGSDTRLPSSQPPIVVPHRNGSSRDDREDGIVVGPDTGPDAPPVDEPQPGESPTI is encoded by the coding sequence ATGAGCATCAAGAGCGTGTTCAAGGGACCGTGGCTGTGGATCATCCTGATCGCGGGCGTGGTCATCGGCGTGCTGTCGTTCTCCGGCTCGGCCGACGGGTACCGCGAGGTCAAGACCGCCACGATGGTGGGCTACTTCAACGACGCCAAGATCAAGGACGTCACCTTCGTCGACGGCGACCAGGAGGTCCGCGCGACCCTCAAGGGCGACGACGAGAAGAAGGTCAAGGCCACGTGGCTCGGCCAGGACCAGGGGTCCCAGCTCGTCACCCAGGCGCAGAAGCTGGTCGACGACGACCAGATGAACGCCTACAACGTCAAGATCCCGCCGAAGAACACGTTCCTCTCGGTGCTGCTGAGCTTCCTGCCGTTCGTCATCTTCATCCTGATCTTCCTGTGGCTGATGAACTCGATGCAGGGCGGCGGCGGCCGAGTCATGCAGTTCGCCAAGTCCAAGGCGAAGCTGATGACCAAGGACACGCCGCAGACCACCTTCGCCGACGTCGCCGGCTGTGACGAGGCGATCGAGGAGCTCGGCGAGATCAAGGAGTTCCTGCAGGAGCCCGCGAAGTTCCAGGCCGTCGGCGCGAAGATCCCCAAGGGCGTGCTGCTCTACGGGCCGCCCGGCACCGGCAAGACCCTGCTTGCCCGCGCCGTCGCCGGCGAGGCGGGCGTGCCGTTCTACTCGATCTCCGGCTCGGACTTCGTCGAGATGTTCGTCGGTGTCGGCGCCAGCCGCGTTCGCGACCTGTTCGAGCAGGCGAAGGACAACGCCCCCGCGATCGTCTTCATCGACGAGATCGACGCCGTCGGCCGTCACCGCGGCACCGGCATGGGCGGCGGCCACGACGAGCGCGAGCAGACCCTCAACCAGCTGCTCGTCGAGATGGACGGCTTCGACGTGCGCGGCGGGGTCATCCTGATCGCCGCGACGAACCGTCCTGACGTGCTCGACCCCGCGCTGCTGCGTCCGGGTCGCTTCGACCGCCAGATCGCGGTGGAGGCCCCCGATCTGGCGGGCCGCACCCAGATCCTCAAGGTGCACGCCCGGGGCAAGCCCATCGCGCCCGGTGTCGACCTCGAGGCCGTCGCGCGCCGCACCCCCGGCTTCAGCGGCGCCGACCTGGCCAACGTCCTGAACGAGGCTGCGCTGCTCACCGCGCGCGGTGCCGCCACGACGATCGACAACGAGGCGCTGGACGAGGCGATCGACCGCGTCATCTCCGGCCCGCAGAAGCGCTCGCGCCTCATGAACGAGCACGAGCGCCTCGTCACCGCCTACCACGAGGGCGGCCACGCCCTGGTGGCCGCGGCGCTGCCGCAGAGCGACCCCGTGCACAAGATCACGATCCTGCCGCGCGGCCGTGCCCTCGGCTACACGATGGTGCTGCCCGACGAGGACAAGTACAGCCAGACGCGCGCCGAGCTGCTCGACAAGCTGGCCTACATGCTCGGTGGCCGCGCCGCCGAGGAGCTGGTCTTCCACGACCCCACCACGGGTGCCGGCAACGACATCGAGAAGGCCACCAGCCTGGCCCGCGCGATGGTCACGCAGTACGGCATGAGCGAGCGCATCGGTGCGGTGCGGTTCGGCGAGGACAACGGCCAGCCGTTCCTGGGCCGCGACATCGGCCACTCGCGGAACTACTCCGAGGACATCGCCGCGACGATCGACGACGAGATCTCCTCGCTCATCGCGCAGGCCCACCAGGAGGCGTTCGACATCCTCGTGGACAACCGCGAGGTGCTCGACAGCCTCGTGCGCGAGCTGATGGAGAAGGAGACCCTCGACAAGGCCGAGGTCGCCCGCATCTTCGAGGCCCTGAACCGGCGCGAGATCCGTCCCGCGTGGACCGGCTCGGACACGCGCCTCCCGTCGTCGCAGCCGCCCATCGTCGTGCCGCATCGCAACGGCTCCAGCCGTGACGATCGCGAGGACGGTATCGTCGTCGGACCGGACACCGGCCCCGACGCACCTCCTGTCGACGAGCCCCAGCCGGGCGAGTCACCCACCATCTGA
- the folE gene encoding GTP cyclohydrolase I FolE, giving the protein MSVDLPRAEAAVRELLAAIGEDPERDGLEDTPARVARSYTELLRGYDQDAKEVLSAVFEVGHRELVLVRDIELWSMCEHHMVPFFGVAHVGYIPGEHGHVTGLSKLARLVDVYARRLQVQERLTTQIAESIVEVLEPEGVIVVIEAEHLCMTMRGVAKAGARTITSAVRGQLLDPATRAEAMNLISR; this is encoded by the coding sequence GTGTCCGTCGACCTACCCCGTGCCGAGGCGGCCGTCCGCGAACTGCTCGCAGCCATCGGTGAGGACCCCGAGCGCGACGGACTCGAGGACACCCCCGCGCGCGTCGCCCGTTCCTACACCGAGCTGCTGCGCGGGTACGACCAGGACGCCAAGGAGGTGCTCTCCGCCGTCTTCGAGGTGGGGCACCGCGAGCTGGTCCTGGTGCGCGACATCGAGCTGTGGAGCATGTGCGAGCACCACATGGTGCCGTTCTTCGGCGTCGCCCACGTGGGCTACATCCCGGGTGAGCACGGCCATGTCACCGGCCTGTCCAAGCTCGCCCGCCTCGTCGACGTCTACGCCCGGCGGCTGCAGGTGCAGGAGCGCCTCACCACGCAGATCGCCGAGTCGATCGTGGAGGTCCTGGAGCCCGAGGGCGTCATCGTCGTCATCGAGGCCGAGCACCTGTGCATGACGATGCGCGGCGTCGCCAAGGCCGGCGCCCGCACCATCACCAGCGCCGTGCGCGGCCAGCTGCTCGACCCAGCCACCCGCGCCGAGGCGATGAACCTCATCAGCAGGTGA
- the folP gene encoding dihydropteroate synthase: MTTPPIPGLPEDRCVVMGVVNVTPDSFSDGGRWFDPGAAAEHGLDLVRRGADLVDVGGESTRPGALPVDREEELRRVVPVVRRLADAGVVVSVDTMWSETAEQSIEAGAAIVNDVSGGRADPQMVPLVARAGVPFVVMHWRAHSDRMQQHTDYDDVVEDVVSELRSQYAAVCEAGVDPERVILDPGLGFSKTGDQNWTLLAHLERFTDLGRPLLVAASRKGFLGALLADSVGPRPVDGREDATAAISTLSAMAGAWGVRVHDPRPSADAVRVAARLRSEAARG; the protein is encoded by the coding sequence ATGACGACCCCACCGATCCCCGGACTCCCCGAGGACCGGTGCGTCGTGATGGGGGTCGTCAACGTCACGCCCGACTCCTTCTCCGACGGAGGTCGCTGGTTCGACCCCGGTGCGGCCGCCGAGCACGGACTCGACCTGGTGCGGCGCGGTGCCGACCTCGTCGACGTCGGCGGCGAGTCCACCCGTCCGGGTGCGCTACCTGTCGACCGCGAGGAGGAGCTGCGCCGCGTCGTCCCGGTGGTGCGCCGGCTGGCCGACGCGGGCGTCGTCGTCTCCGTCGACACGATGTGGTCCGAGACGGCCGAGCAGTCGATCGAGGCGGGCGCGGCGATCGTCAACGACGTGTCGGGCGGCCGTGCCGACCCGCAGATGGTGCCGCTCGTCGCCCGTGCCGGCGTCCCGTTCGTCGTGATGCACTGGCGCGCGCACTCGGACCGGATGCAGCAGCACACCGACTACGACGACGTCGTCGAGGACGTGGTCTCCGAGCTCCGCAGCCAGTACGCGGCCGTGTGCGAGGCGGGCGTCGACCCGGAGCGGGTCATCCTCGATCCCGGCCTGGGCTTCAGCAAGACCGGCGACCAGAACTGGACCCTGCTCGCGCACCTCGAGCGCTTCACCGACCTCGGCCGACCGCTGCTCGTCGCCGCCAGCCGCAAGGGCTTCCTCGGCGCCCTGCTGGCCGACTCCGTGGGCCCGCGCCCGGTCGACGGCCGCGAGGACGCGACCGCGGCCATCAGCACCCTCTCGGCGATGGCGGGGGCGTGGGGCGTGCGCGTCCACGACCCCCGGCCCAGCGCCGACGCCGTGCGCGTCGCGGCCCGCCTGCGCTCGGAGGCCGCCCGTGGCTGA
- a CDS encoding nuclear transport factor 2 family protein, with protein sequence MADVLAAHRAFYDAIETGDVDLMASLWVDDVATTCVHPGAPPLNGTGPILRSWTVLMAGVGYIQFFLTDVEVTLLPATDPTTAIVVCTENILSDAGSVESFNGGRAVATSILVRDAGQWRFFARHASSLIEPEDA encoded by the coding sequence GTGGCTGACGTCCTGGCCGCCCACCGCGCGTTCTACGACGCGATCGAGACCGGCGACGTCGACCTCATGGCGTCGCTGTGGGTCGACGACGTCGCCACCACCTGCGTGCACCCGGGCGCTCCGCCGCTGAACGGGACGGGTCCGATCCTGCGGTCGTGGACCGTGCTGATGGCCGGCGTCGGCTACATCCAGTTCTTCCTGACCGACGTCGAGGTCACCCTGCTGCCCGCCACCGACCCGACCACGGCGATCGTCGTGTGCACCGAGAACATCCTGTCCGACGCAGGGTCGGTGGAGTCGTTCAACGGCGGTCGCGCGGTCGCCACGAGCATCTTGGTCCGCGATGCGGGACAATGGCGATTCTTCGCGAGGCACGCCTCGTCCCTGATCGAACCGGAGGATGCGTGA
- the folB gene encoding dihydroneopterin aldolase produces the protein MSHNLGDRIELRGLSAVGHHGVFDHERRDGQTFVVDLVLSVDLEPAAVSGDLTQTVHYGELAEEVHAIITGDPVDLIETLALRIVNVCLGHEPVRWVSVTVHKPEAPIEVAFTDVTVTMERSKL, from the coding sequence GTGAGCCACAACCTGGGGGACCGGATCGAGCTCCGAGGGCTCTCCGCGGTGGGCCACCATGGCGTTTTCGACCACGAGCGCAGGGATGGTCAGACGTTCGTCGTCGACCTCGTGCTGTCGGTCGACCTCGAGCCTGCCGCCGTCTCGGGCGATCTGACGCAGACCGTGCACTACGGCGAACTCGCGGAGGAGGTCCACGCGATCATCACGGGGGACCCCGTGGATCTCATCGAGACGTTGGCCCTCCGTATAGTGAACGTGTGTCTGGGCCATGAGCCCGTCCGCTGGGTCAGCGTGACGGTGCACAAGCCCGAGGCGCCGATCGAGGTGGCGTTCACCGATGTCACCGTGACGATGGAGCGGAGCAAGCTGTGA
- the folK gene encoding 2-amino-4-hydroxy-6-hydroxymethyldihydropteridine diphosphokinase yields the protein MTEAPTPYELDADTMTGGMRPIRQAVLSIGSNLGDRAGRLQGAVSALEDTPEVTVVAISSVYETEPVGTPEGSGSFLNAVVLIDTTLTVHTLLDRALAIEDAFERERSEPGAPRTLDVDIIVVGDRVANDDSLTLPHPRAHERGFVLVPWLEIDPEGEIPGHGFVADLVSGVDTSGVTKREDVEIIL from the coding sequence GTGACCGAAGCACCCACGCCCTACGAGCTCGACGCCGACACGATGACCGGGGGAATGCGACCCATCCGCCAGGCCGTCCTGTCGATCGGCTCGAATCTCGGCGATCGTGCCGGCCGCCTGCAGGGCGCCGTCTCCGCGCTGGAGGACACACCCGAGGTCACGGTCGTCGCGATCTCCTCGGTCTACGAGACCGAGCCGGTCGGCACCCCCGAGGGCTCGGGGTCCTTCCTCAACGCGGTCGTCCTCATCGACACCACGCTGACGGTGCACACGCTGCTCGACCGCGCCCTCGCGATCGAGGACGCCTTCGAGCGCGAGCGCAGCGAGCCGGGTGCCCCCCGCACGCTCGACGTCGACATCATCGTGGTCGGCGACCGCGTCGCCAACGACGACTCGCTCACCCTGCCGCACCCGCGCGCCCACGAGCGGGGCTTCGTGCTCGTGCCGTGGCTCGAGATCGATCCCGAGGGCGAGATTCCCGGCCACGGCTTCGTGGCCGACCTCGTGTCGGGCGTCGACACCTCGGGCGTCACCAAGCGCGAGGACGTCGAGATCATTCTGTGA
- a CDS encoding DUF3180 family protein, giving the protein MRKARRSSPLYVAVLIASGLVAGRLLPPLTVRLDGTSPPVPGWAAAIVLLCGAIAVGALAWGTWQNLHRRQRRFTADHAIRLLALAKAAVLVGGVFTGGYAGYALAYLGSSTELGELRFWRAGAAAAAALLLLIAALVLEWTCRLPSDDDEETTSEAGPAPA; this is encoded by the coding sequence ATGAGGAAGGCCCGGCGCAGCTCGCCCCTCTACGTCGCGGTGCTCATCGCGTCGGGTCTCGTCGCCGGTCGCCTGTTGCCGCCCCTCACGGTGCGGCTCGACGGCACCTCCCCGCCGGTTCCCGGCTGGGCCGCCGCGATCGTGCTGCTGTGCGGCGCCATCGCCGTCGGGGCCCTCGCGTGGGGCACCTGGCAGAACCTGCACCGGCGCCAGCGCCGCTTCACCGCCGACCACGCGATCCGCCTGCTGGCGCTGGCCAAGGCCGCCGTGCTCGTCGGGGGCGTCTTCACCGGCGGCTACGCGGGCTACGCGCTGGCCTACCTTGGCTCGTCCACCGAGCTGGGTGAGCTGAGGTTCTGGCGCGCCGGCGCCGCCGCCGCCGCGGCCCTGCTTCTGCTGATCGCCGCGCTCGTCCTCGAGTGGACCTGCCGGCTCCCGTCGGACGACGACGAGGAGACCACCTCCGAGGCCGGCCCCGCCCCCGCCTGA
- a CDS encoding glycosyltransferase: MSPSAAAPGEPATSFPDGAWFSVVGNVRLGAGGQTRMVLLRHRLFVAAGLDFPILTYNPVPSYAPIRTGLLADGLLLPESRLLNLHEDLRERDLSALPAVEATSILPGASTEDDVEGGYAWRRRHLDAAGTETTWEYLRPDGTTYAFTPPDVMEGETRVLDHDGRVVLAGDGLGDLWRWWTRQLAPADSTVFLVSDSRFVAEELGLLHDPRFVLMHQMHNPHLRGDRRWDSPLEPSYASSLEHVDRFDALNTLTERQRHDLRLRFGDLPQFHVVANPVEAVEPPSPAPARVPGRIVVIARLHPQKQLDRAIDAFALVAPRHPTATLEIYGDGDEEEKLRARAAQRDVADRVVFHGHVPDAADRLWEADLAWLTSRFEGYGLFILEARMRECPVLAFDVPYGPAEQIESGVDGVLVPAGDAARLAHATLDLLADRERLESMRPRARAGAIAHGHESFLADWAQVARDAQARTAERVDLRDVAVDFAGRSAVVRVSGEGDLDAVELRWQAWQQGDDAPTDLTTSLEREGTTFEIRAGRAPKGAHERLLLTWRNASWQQSVPQRRWWQRGR; encoded by the coding sequence GTGTCGCCTTCCGCTGCTGCACCGGGCGAGCCTGCCACGAGCTTCCCCGACGGAGCCTGGTTCTCGGTCGTGGGCAACGTCCGCCTCGGCGCCGGCGGCCAGACCCGCATGGTGCTGCTGCGCCACCGGCTCTTCGTCGCGGCCGGGCTCGACTTCCCGATCCTGACCTACAACCCGGTGCCGTCGTACGCGCCGATCCGTACGGGCCTGCTGGCTGACGGCCTGCTGCTGCCCGAGAGCAGGCTCCTCAACCTGCACGAGGACCTCCGCGAGCGCGACCTCAGCGCACTGCCCGCTGTCGAGGCCACCTCGATCCTGCCCGGTGCGAGCACCGAGGACGACGTCGAGGGCGGCTATGCCTGGCGACGCCGCCACCTCGACGCCGCGGGCACCGAGACCACGTGGGAGTACCTGCGGCCCGACGGCACGACCTACGCGTTCACGCCGCCGGACGTCATGGAGGGCGAGACCCGCGTGCTCGACCACGACGGCCGCGTCGTGCTGGCCGGCGACGGACTCGGCGACCTGTGGCGCTGGTGGACCCGACAGCTGGCGCCGGCCGACAGCACGGTGTTCCTCGTGAGCGACAGCCGGTTCGTCGCCGAGGAGCTCGGCCTGCTGCACGACCCGCGCTTCGTGCTCATGCACCAGATGCACAACCCGCACCTGCGCGGCGACCGGCGCTGGGACTCGCCCCTCGAGCCGTCCTACGCGTCGTCGCTGGAGCACGTGGACCGGTTCGACGCCCTGAACACCCTCACCGAGCGCCAGCGGCACGACCTGCGGCTCCGCTTCGGCGACCTGCCGCAGTTCCACGTGGTCGCGAACCCCGTGGAGGCCGTCGAGCCGCCCTCGCCCGCACCGGCGCGCGTGCCCGGACGCATCGTCGTGATCGCCCGGTTGCACCCGCAGAAGCAGCTGGACCGGGCGATCGACGCCTTCGCCCTCGTGGCGCCCCGGCACCCCACGGCGACGCTGGAGATCTACGGGGACGGCGACGAGGAGGAGAAGCTGCGGGCCCGCGCCGCGCAACGCGACGTGGCCGACCGGGTGGTCTTCCACGGGCACGTGCCCGACGCCGCCGATCGGCTCTGGGAGGCCGACCTCGCGTGGCTGACGAGCCGCTTCGAGGGCTACGGGCTCTTCATCCTCGAGGCGCGGATGCGCGAGTGCCCGGTGCTGGCGTTCGACGTGCCCTACGGCCCCGCCGAGCAGATCGAGTCGGGCGTGGACGGCGTGCTCGTGCCCGCGGGTGACGCGGCCCGCCTGGCGCACGCGACGCTGGACCTCCTCGCCGACCGTGAGCGGCTCGAGTCGATGCGCCCGCGAGCGCGGGCGGGAGCCATCGCGCACGGCCACGAGTCGTTCCTCGCCGACTGGGCGCAGGTGGCGCGCGACGCACAGGCTCGCACTGCAGAGCGCGTGGACCTGCGGGATGTCGCCGTGGACTTCGCGGGGCGCTCGGCCGTCGTCCGGGTGAGCGGCGAGGGAGACCTCGACGCGGTCGAGCTGCGCTGGCAGGCGTGGCAGCAGGGCGACGACGCCCCTACGGACCTCACGACCTCCCTCGAGCGCGAGGGCACGACCTTCGAGATCCGGGCCGGGCGCGCGCCCAAGGGCGCGCACGAGCGGCTGCTGCTGACCTGGCGGAACGCCTCGTGGCAGCAGTCCGTGCCGCAGCGACGCTGGTGGCAGCGCGGCCGCTAG